In the genome of Ensifer sp. WSM1721, the window GAACTGCACCATACCGGCATTGGTGAACATCAACGTTGGGTCATTGCGGGGCACCAGGGGGCTCGACGGCACGATCTCGTGGCCGTTCTTGCGGAAATAGTCGAGAAACATCGACCGGATTTCATTCACGCCGCTCATCTTGCGTCCTATCTGTGCACCATTCCCGGCGGCGGCCGGCCTTCACCGGGCCGCCTGCCGCATCTTCAACCCGCGCCTATGCTCATAGCCGCCCCTCCGACGACCGCAGCCAGTCGGAACCACTGGCTTTTATCTTCCGTGCATCACGCTGTCCAGACGCAGCAAAGCCGGCTGCCGCGACGACAGCCGGCTTGATGAAATTCCGTCGTTCGGCTTCTTACATCTCGGCAACGTCGTCGCCGTCGCTCTCCGGTCCACCATTTTCGAGGAAGCGATCGGCGATCAAGCCAGCATTCTGCCTGAGAGTCATCTCGATCTCGCGGGCAAGGTCCGGATTGTCGCGCAGGAAGAGCTTTGCGTTCTCGCGGCCCTGGCCGAGGCGCTGGCTGTTATAGGAGAACCAAGCGCCGGATTTCTCCACCACACCCGCCTTGACGCCGAGATCGATGAGTTCGCCGGTCTTGGAAACACCCTCGCCATACATGATGTCGAATTCCACCTGCTTGAAGGGCGGCGCCATCTTGTTCTTGACGACCTTGACACGGGTCTGGTTGCCGACGACCTCTTCGCGCTCCTTGACCGAACCGATGCGGCGGATATCGAGGCGGACCGATGCGTAGAACTTCAGCGCATTGCCGCCGGTCGTCGTCTCGGGCGAGCCAAACATGACGCCGATCTTCATGCGGATCTGGTTGATGAAGATCACCATGCAGTTGGACTTGGAGATCGAGGCCGTCAGCTTGCGCAACGCCTGGCTCATCAGGCGCGCCTGCATGCCCGGCAGGCTGTCGCCCATCTCGCCTTCGATTTCGGCGCGCGGCACGAGTGCCGCAACCGAATCGACGACGAGCACGTCGATCGCGCCGGAGCGGACCAGCGTGTCGGTGATCTCCAGCGCCTGCTCACCCGTATCGGGCTGTGAGATCAGAAGGTTTTCCAGATCGACGCCGAGCTTGCGCGCATAGACCGGATCAAGCGCATGCTCGGCGTCGACGAAGGCGCAAATACCGCCCTTCTTCTGCGCCTCTGCAACGGTCTGGAGCGCCAGTGTCGTCTTGCCCGAGCTTTCCGGGCCATAAATCTCGATGATGCGGCCTTTCGGCAGGCCGCCGATGCCAAGCGCGATATCGAGGCCGAGCGAGCCGGTCGAGACGGTTTCGATCTCGACGACGCTGTCCTTCGATCCGAGCCTCATGATCGATCCCTTGCCGAACGAACGTTCGATCTGGGAAAGAGCCGCTTCAAGTGCCTTGCCTTTATCCACCGATTTGTCCTCTACGAGCCGCAAAGAGTTTTGTGCCATTGGGTCCACCTTTAGGTTATTGGAGCTATCGAGGCAATGAAGCCGCCGCAGGAGTTTTTGTACATGTTTTGTTCTATTTTGGCAATGGCACATCAAGCAACTGAATAATATGGGAAATTTCTCGAACGTTCGATTCCTGTTCCCTGGGGATTTTGCGCTATTTCCACAGGCTGTACCGCAGCTCGTTCGCGCATCTGCCTGCCAGTCCGATTCGCATCGGGAATCGCGATGGACCAAAAGCGGCGGGAGCCGTAAATCTTCGGAGATGTCGGAGCGGAGTACAGGCGGGAAAGAGCCTTCGCCTCCGCTTCGCCCCTTGTCGAGGCGCAATTGGGAGCGGACATGAAAGCACTGGATATCGCCGTTTTCGGCGGTGCACATCTCGACCGGCGCGGCCGGATCTGCGGCGCGACCGTGCCAGGAGCAAGCAACCCCGGCAGGTGGTTCGAGGAAGCCGGGGGCGGCGGCTTCAATGCCGCGCGGAACCTCGCCCGCCTCGGCCATCGCGTGCGCATGATCGGCCCGCGCGGCGGCGACGCGGCCGGCGACATGGTGGCTGCCGCCGCCGCCGCCGCCGGCCTGATCGATCGCCCCTTCATCTTTCTCGACCGCAAAACGCCGAGCTATACGGCGATCCTTGAAAACGACGGCAATCTCGTCATCGCACTTGCGGACATGGATCTCTACACACTGTTTACGCCGCGCCGCCTGCAGCAGCGGGCCACGCGCGAGGTCTTGGCAGTGAGCGATCTTGTGCTGATGGACGCGAACCTGCCGCAGGACACATTGACAGCGCTTGTGAGCGCGGCTTCCGGAGACAGCCGGCTCATCGCCGGTATCGCTGTTTCTCCGGCAAAGGTGATCCGCTACGGCGAGTGCCTCGCGGGCCTCGATTACCTGTTCATGAACGAGGCGGAGGCAAAGGCAATCACCGGAGTCGAGATTGCCACGGTCGAGGAATGGCCGTCGCTGTTGCATGCCAGGGGGCTTCGTGGCGGCGTCGTCACCCGCGGCGGACGGGCTGCGGTCGCCTTCGATCGCCACGGCGCCTGCGTCGCCGTGCCGCCCGCTCTTCCCGCACTTGCAGACGTCACCGGCGCCGGGGACGCGCTGGCTTCAGGCTTCCTCGCCGCTCGGCTTGCTGGCTTCGACCTTGCCGGATGCCTGCGGCACGGCATTGCTGCGGCCATCATAACGCTCCTTTCGCCCTTCGCCGCGTCGGAAGAAATGTCGACGGAGGCCATCGAACAGGCACTCGCCCTTGTCCCGGCGCCGGAAATGCTGTCATGAGATTGGCAGCCGAAAGCGAGGCGGGGCGAGGAAGCTTGCAGGGTTTCCGTCTTTGCCAGCTCCCGCCTTTTCAGAAGCAATCACGACGGCCTTGATCGAATCGAAGCAAAAATCATCGTCACCCTAGGGAAAAGATCATGACCAAACCCGCCTCGCCATCCCTGCCGATGGAATATTCCGATGAAGTCGCGGCCGCCAAGGCGCGCGGTGCGCCGATCGTTGCGCTTGAATCGACGATCATCACCCACGGAATGCCCTACCCCGGCAATCTCAACATGGCCCGCAGCGTCGAGACGATCATTCGCGAGCAGGGCGCGGTCCCCGCGACCATTGCGGTCATTCACGGTGTTCTGCATATCGGCCTCGATGATGCGAAGCTAGAGGCGCTGGCGAAGACGCAAGGCGCGATGAAGCTTTCGCGCGCCGATCTCGCCTACGCGATCGCCGAGCGCCGCACGGGCGCCACGACCGTCGCCGCGACGATGATCGCCGCCGCCCGCGCCGGCATCGACGTTTTCGCGACCGGCGGCATCGGCGGCGTCCATCGCGGGGCGGAAGAGAGCTTCGACATCTCGGCCGATCTCGATGAACTCGCCCGCACCGGCGTCATCGTCGTCTGCGCCGGCGCCAAGGCCATTCTGGACATTCCGAAAACGCTCGAAGTGCTCGAAACCCGCGGCGTGCCGGTCGTGACCTATGACAGCGAAATCTTCCCTGCCTTCTGGTCGCGCGATTCCGGCATCAAGAGCCCGCTGATGCTGAACAGCCCGGCGGCGATCGCCAATTTCCAGCGAATGCGCGATCTCCTCGGCATCGACGGCGGCATGCTCGTCGCCAACCCGGTTCCAGAGGAAAGCGAAATCCCGCGCGAGGAAATGGAAATCTACATCACCCGGGCGCTCGACAATGCCGCAAGCGACGGCATTTCCGGCAAAGCGGTCACGCCCTATCTGCTCGACAACCTTTATCACATGACGGAGGGCCGCAGCCTTGAAACCAACATCGCGCTCGTCGAGAACAATGCGCGCCTCGCGGCCGAAATCGCAGTAGCGCTCGCGGCGAAATAACACTGCGATGCAAAAGGTGGTCCCGGCATGGAGACCAGCCGTAACCCAAAATGTGGAATTAAGGTAGATAGTGATGTCGAACCGCTTGCAATACGACGTTGTGGGCGGTTTCCTTGCCGAAAAGATCTTCGTGAAGCATTCTGCACCTCAATTGTCGCAGAATATCCATTTTCGCGAAGCCGCAAAATTCAGTCACAAAACCGTCGCGTTAGTCGGGACTTTCTCGACAACGACTTTGACTTCACGGGAGGAATTCGATGCGTTTTATCAATCCTATCCCGTTCGTCCGCGACATCAATTACTCTAAGGAATTTTATGAGAAGAGACTTGGTCTGAAAATATTAGAGGATTTCGGAAACTTCGTCCTTTTTGAGACTGGCTTTGCGATCCACGAAGGAACTTCACTTGAACAACAATTTGGCGGAAAGCCTTTATCAGGAAAGAGCCCTATGGCCGAAGAAATTTGCTGTTGTATTTTGAACATGAAGACCTTGACGCGGCGTTCGAAAACATTGCGCCGCACGTGAGGCTGATCCATCCGATTGAGCGGCAAGCATGGGGACAGCGAGTGTTCCGTTTTTATGATCCAGACAGGCACGCAATAGAGATTGGAGAGCCACAAACTCTTTGGTCTCCAGGCAATTCGCATAAGTCCTAGGTTTTGCTACTAAGCCGCGCCTTTTGAATTTCAAGAGGAAATTCGGTCGAACAGTCGCATAGCTTCAACTTTTTGCCACCGACTTCTGCGCAGCAAGCATTCCACTGCGAAAGCGGAAGCTCGTCAGGAATCG includes:
- a CDS encoding carbohydrate kinase family protein, coding for MKALDIAVFGGAHLDRRGRICGATVPGASNPGRWFEEAGGGGFNAARNLARLGHRVRMIGPRGGDAAGDMVAAAAAAAGLIDRPFIFLDRKTPSYTAILENDGNLVIALADMDLYTLFTPRRLQQRATREVLAVSDLVLMDANLPQDTLTALVSAASGDSRLIAGIAVSPAKVIRYGECLAGLDYLFMNEAEAKAITGVEIATVEEWPSLLHARGLRGGVVTRGGRAAVAFDRHGACVAVPPALPALADVTGAGDALASGFLAARLAGFDLAGCLRHGIAAAIITLLSPFAASEEMSTEAIEQALALVPAPEMLS
- the recA gene encoding recombinase RecA, whose product is MAQNSLRLVEDKSVDKGKALEAALSQIERSFGKGSIMRLGSKDSVVEIETVSTGSLGLDIALGIGGLPKGRIIEIYGPESSGKTTLALQTVAEAQKKGGICAFVDAEHALDPVYARKLGVDLENLLISQPDTGEQALEITDTLVRSGAIDVLVVDSVAALVPRAEIEGEMGDSLPGMQARLMSQALRKLTASISKSNCMVIFINQIRMKIGVMFGSPETTTGGNALKFYASVRLDIRRIGSVKEREEVVGNQTRVKVVKNKMAPPFKQVEFDIMYGEGVSKTGELIDLGVKAGVVEKSGAWFSYNSQRLGQGRENAKLFLRDNPDLAREIEMTLRQNAGLIADRFLENGGPESDGDDVAEM
- a CDS encoding pseudouridine-5'-phosphate glycosidase translates to MTKPASPSLPMEYSDEVAAAKARGAPIVALESTIITHGMPYPGNLNMARSVETIIREQGAVPATIAVIHGVLHIGLDDAKLEALAKTQGAMKLSRADLAYAIAERRTGATTVAATMIAAARAGIDVFATGGIGGVHRGAEESFDISADLDELARTGVIVVCAGAKAILDIPKTLEVLETRGVPVVTYDSEIFPAFWSRDSGIKSPLMLNSPAAIANFQRMRDLLGIDGGMLVANPVPEESEIPREEMEIYITRALDNAASDGISGKAVTPYLLDNLYHMTEGRSLETNIALVENNARLAAEIAVALAAK